A single region of the Candidatus Micrarchaeia archaeon genome encodes:
- a CDS encoding Lrp/AsnC family transcriptional regulator, producing MGFEYDEKDVGILRLLDENARMPYREIAKRVRMHPNTVIERMKRMEEEGVIERYAPVLNYKKLGYGIIAIIQVDVEGDPHRVMKNIGKQSFVHYAYGTTGEYDGIVVVICKDIEMLNSITGEIAVVPGVQRVNTKITLEQFGGNGRLRL from the coding sequence ATGGGATTCGAATACGACGAAAAAGATGTGGGCATTTTACGGTTGTTGGATGAGAACGCGAGGATGCCGTACCGCGAGATAGCCAAGCGCGTGCGCATGCACCCCAACACGGTCATAGAGCGCATGAAGAGGATGGAGGAGGAAGGCGTGATAGAGCGCTATGCGCCGGTGCTGAACTACAAAAAACTCGGCTACGGGATAATAGCGATAATCCAGGTGGATGTGGAGGGGGACCCGCACAGGGTCATGAAGAACATAGGTAAGCAGAGCTTCGTGCACTACGCCTATGGGACCACTGGGGAATACGACGGAATCGTGGTGGTCATCTGCAAGGACATCGAGATGCTCAATTCCATAACCGGCGAGATTGCGGTGGTTCCGGGGGTGCAGAGGGTCAATACCAAGATAACGCTTGAGCAGTTCGGAGGCAACGGAAGGCTCAGGCTTTGA
- a CDS encoding PRC-barrel domain-containing protein, translated as MTTKLSRMYGMDIFSDSGKFIGNAQDFILDTETGEVVRVLLEPLPSSKEEAKRVLREKSVMYKNVKSVEDVIVVAKVTSGE; from the coding sequence ATGACCACGAAACTCTCAAGAATGTATGGAATGGACATATTCAGCGATAGCGGAAAGTTCATAGGCAATGCGCAGGATTTCATCCTCGACACCGAGACCGGCGAGGTAGTCCGCGTGCTACTTGAGCCGCTCCCTTCATCGAAGGAGGAGGCCAAGAGGGTGCTCAGGGAGAAAAGCGTAATGTACAAGAACGTGAAGTCTGTTGAGGATGTAATTGTCGTTGCCAAGGTAACATCAGGCGAATAG